Proteins from a single region of Streptomyces vinaceus:
- a CDS encoding superoxide dismutase → MAIYTLPELPYDYAALEPVINPQIIELHHDKHHAAYVTGANNTLEQLAEARDKENWGALNGLEKNLAFHLSGHILHSIYWHNMASPKTGEGGGEPTAADGLGDLADAITESFGSFAKFKKQLTFASSATQGSGWGVLAYEPVSGRLVVEQVYDHQGNVGVASTPILVFDAWEHAFYLQYKNQKVDFIEAMWNVVNWQDVARRYTDAKANTPLLIPAKG, encoded by the coding sequence ATGGCCATCTACACGCTTCCTGAGCTTCCGTACGACTACGCGGCGCTGGAGCCGGTGATCAACCCGCAGATCATCGAGCTGCACCACGACAAGCACCACGCGGCTTACGTCACCGGCGCGAACAACACGCTGGAGCAGCTGGCGGAGGCCCGGGACAAGGAGAACTGGGGTGCGCTGAACGGCCTGGAGAAGAACCTGGCCTTCCACCTCTCCGGTCACATCCTGCACAGCATCTACTGGCACAACATGGCCAGCCCGAAGACCGGCGAGGGCGGCGGCGAGCCCACCGCGGCCGACGGGCTCGGCGACCTGGCCGACGCGATCACCGAGTCCTTCGGCTCGTTCGCGAAGTTCAAGAAGCAGCTGACCTTCGCGTCCTCCGCGACGCAGGGCTCCGGCTGGGGCGTGCTCGCGTACGAGCCCGTCAGCGGCCGCCTGGTCGTCGAGCAGGTCTACGACCACCAGGGCAACGTGGGCGTGGCCAGCACCCCGATCCTGGTCTTCGACGCCTGGGAGCACGCCTTCTACCTTCAGTACAAGAACCAGAAGGTGGACTTCATCGAGGCCATGTGGAACGTCGTCAACTGGCAGGACGTGGCCAGGCGCTACACCGACGCCAAGGCGAACACCCCGCTGCTGATCCCCGCCAAGGGCTGA
- a CDS encoding amino acid permease, giving the protein MSQTSTAPRTQEAPSSADGGSPLGNGLKQRHLSMIALGGVIGAGLFVGSGAGVAAAGPSIVIAYAASGLLVMFVMRMLGEMSAANPASGSFSVHADRAIGPWAGFTAGWMFWTLLCVGVAIEAIGAAHIMTGWFPGTPSWMWVLAFMALFCGTNLAAVSNFGEFEFWFAALKIGAIALFLGLGVLAVLGLLPGTSSPGAANLLHDGGFLPNGMDGLLVGLLASVVAYGGLETVTIAAAESQDPVRGVARAVKTTMWRIAIVYVGSMLVIVTLLPWNDPAVTEQGPYAAALNHLGIPAAGEIMNVVILIALLSAMNANIYGSSRMAYSLVSRGQGPKALGKVSGRVPRRAVLASCGFGFVTVLLSYWYPDTLFAWLLNMVGGVILVVWGFIAVSQFVLRRRLEREAPDKLVVKMWGFPYLTWVALAGVAGVLVLMVLDQDTRVQVAFTAGLTVALAVTGYVMQRRAAATR; this is encoded by the coding sequence ATGAGCCAGACATCCACCGCACCCCGCACCCAGGAGGCACCCTCCTCGGCCGACGGCGGATCCCCCCTCGGCAACGGCCTCAAGCAGCGCCACCTTTCGATGATCGCCCTCGGCGGGGTCATCGGCGCCGGCCTCTTCGTCGGCTCCGGCGCCGGCGTCGCCGCCGCGGGTCCCTCGATCGTGATCGCGTACGCCGCATCCGGTCTGCTCGTGATGTTCGTGATGCGGATGCTCGGCGAGATGTCCGCCGCCAACCCCGCCTCCGGCTCCTTCTCCGTCCACGCGGACCGCGCGATCGGCCCCTGGGCCGGGTTCACCGCCGGCTGGATGTTCTGGACCCTGCTGTGCGTGGGCGTGGCGATCGAGGCGATCGGCGCGGCGCACATCATGACCGGCTGGTTCCCGGGCACCCCGTCCTGGATGTGGGTGCTGGCCTTCATGGCGCTGTTCTGCGGCACCAACCTGGCCGCCGTCTCCAACTTCGGCGAGTTCGAGTTCTGGTTCGCCGCCCTCAAGATCGGTGCGATCGCGCTCTTCCTGGGCCTGGGCGTACTGGCCGTCCTGGGCCTGCTGCCGGGCACCTCCTCCCCCGGCGCCGCCAACCTGCTGCACGACGGCGGGTTCCTGCCCAACGGCATGGACGGCCTGCTGGTCGGACTGCTCGCCTCGGTCGTCGCGTACGGCGGCCTGGAGACGGTGACCATCGCGGCGGCCGAGTCGCAGGACCCGGTCAGGGGCGTGGCCCGAGCCGTGAAGACCACCATGTGGCGGATCGCGATCGTGTACGTCGGCTCCATGCTGGTCATCGTCACGCTGCTGCCGTGGAACGATCCGGCGGTGACCGAGCAGGGCCCGTACGCGGCCGCCCTGAACCACCTCGGGATCCCGGCCGCCGGCGAGATCATGAACGTGGTCATCCTGATCGCCCTGCTGTCGGCGATGAACGCCAACATCTACGGCTCCTCGCGCATGGCCTACTCGCTCGTCTCGCGCGGCCAGGGCCCGAAGGCGCTGGGCAAGGTCAGCGGCCGGGTGCCGCGCCGCGCGGTGCTCGCCTCCTGCGGGTTCGGCTTCGTCACCGTGCTGCTGTCCTACTGGTACCCGGACACCCTGTTCGCCTGGCTGCTGAACATGGTCGGCGGGGTCATCCTCGTCGTCTGGGGCTTCATCGCCGTCTCGCAGTTCGTGCTGCGGCGCCGGCTGGAGCGGGAGGCCCCGGACAAGCTGGTCGTGAAGATGTGGGGCTTCCCGTACCTGACCTGGGTGGCGCTGGCCGGTGTGGCCGGGGTGCTGGTCCTGATGGTGCTCGACCAGGACACCCGGGTCCAGGTGGCGTTCACCGCAGGCCTGACCGTCGCCCTCGCGGTGACCGGGTACGTGATGCAGCGGCGGGCGGCGGCCACCCGCTGA
- a CDS encoding Fpg/Nei family DNA glycosylase produces the protein MPEGHTIHRLAEDHLDRFAGRAVRVSSPQGRFAESAALLDGRVFDGVDAHGKHLFLGFRGGDWIHVHLGLFGKYALGTAPAAAPTDTVRLRIADDAHYSDLRGPTTCALITDAEKKAIHERLGPDPLRRSDDPDRAWKRISRSRTTVAALLMDQKVIAGVGNVYRAEVLFRHGVDPYRLGKDLTRGEWDAMWADLAALMREGVRNNRIDTVRDEHLPEAMGRPPRVDDHGGEVYVYRRANMPCHICGTEVRTADLAARNLFWCPSCQTR, from the coding sequence GTGCCTGAGGGGCATACGATCCACCGCCTCGCGGAGGACCACCTCGACCGGTTCGCCGGCCGGGCGGTACGGGTCAGCAGCCCGCAGGGCCGCTTCGCCGAGAGCGCGGCCCTGCTCGACGGCCGGGTGTTCGACGGCGTGGACGCGCACGGCAAGCACCTCTTCCTCGGCTTCCGGGGCGGTGACTGGATCCACGTCCACCTGGGCCTCTTCGGGAAGTACGCGCTGGGGACGGCCCCGGCCGCCGCGCCCACCGACACCGTCCGGCTGCGCATCGCCGACGACGCGCACTACTCCGACCTGCGCGGGCCCACCACGTGCGCGCTGATCACGGACGCCGAGAAGAAGGCGATACACGAGCGGCTCGGCCCCGACCCGCTGCGCCGGTCCGACGATCCGGACCGCGCCTGGAAGCGGATCTCCCGCTCCCGCACCACCGTCGCCGCCCTGCTCATGGACCAGAAGGTGATCGCGGGCGTCGGCAACGTCTACCGCGCCGAGGTCCTCTTCCGGCACGGCGTCGACCCGTACCGGCTGGGCAAGGACCTCACGCGCGGCGAGTGGGACGCGATGTGGGCGGACCTGGCGGCCCTGATGCGCGAGGGCGTACGGAACAACCGGATCGACACGGTCCGCGACGAGCACCTGCCCGAGGCCATGGGCCGCCCGCCGCGTGTCGACGACCACGGCGGCGAGGTGTACGTCTACCGCAGGGCGAACATGCCCTGCCACATCTGCGGGACCGAGGTCCGCACCGCCGACCTGGCGGCGCGGAACCTCTTCTGGTGCCCGTCCTGTCAGACCCGCTGA
- a CDS encoding GNAT family N-acetyltransferase, translating to MALEMRVLQADEWDVWYDHLELAFGGVPESPQERELYKSLTEPGRSLGVWDGGNCVGSAGAFSFRLSVPGGALVPAAGVTMVGVAPTHRRRGVLTSMMRRQLDDVRAGGEPIAVLTASESAIYGRFGYGIATYALSLTVDTTRVRLTVPPGTDEVRLRLADPEKALPECEQVYAELVSRRPGMPARQPGWERLSLLDPESMREGASPLKCVVAERADGEVAGYARYRVKPVYDHGWEGKVEVADLDALDPATTAALWRYLFEIDLTATVRAGRRPADDPLLHLVSDVRRSRPNVRDSLHLRLVDLPAALEARAYAAPLDVVMEVEDAFCPWNEGRWRLVRDAQGAVACTRTADPADLELSTQELGAAYLGGVTLTSLAAAGRVRELRPGALVEASRAFAADVAPWLPHGF from the coding sequence ATGGCTCTTGAGATGCGCGTATTGCAGGCTGATGAGTGGGATGTCTGGTACGACCACCTGGAACTGGCGTTCGGCGGAGTGCCGGAGTCTCCCCAGGAGCGGGAACTTTACAAGTCCTTGACGGAGCCCGGCCGCTCGCTGGGCGTCTGGGACGGCGGGAACTGCGTCGGCTCGGCCGGCGCCTTCTCCTTCCGGCTGTCGGTGCCGGGTGGTGCCCTGGTGCCGGCGGCCGGGGTCACGATGGTGGGCGTCGCGCCCACGCACCGCCGCCGCGGGGTGCTCACGTCGATGATGCGCCGCCAGCTCGACGACGTCCGGGCGGGTGGCGAGCCGATCGCCGTGCTGACGGCCTCGGAGTCGGCGATCTACGGGCGTTTCGGTTACGGCATCGCGACATACGCCCTTTCCCTGACCGTCGACACCACCCGCGTGCGGCTCACGGTGCCGCCGGGGACGGACGAGGTGCGGCTGCGGCTCGCCGATCCGGAGAAGGCCCTGCCGGAGTGCGAGCAGGTGTACGCGGAGCTGGTCTCCCGTCGGCCCGGCATGCCGGCGCGGCAGCCGGGCTGGGAGCGGTTGTCCCTGCTGGACCCGGAGTCGATGCGCGAGGGCGCCTCGCCGCTCAAGTGCGTGGTGGCGGAGCGGGCGGACGGCGAGGTCGCCGGGTACGCCCGCTACCGGGTCAAGCCCGTGTACGACCACGGGTGGGAAGGCAAGGTCGAGGTGGCCGACCTCGACGCGCTGGACCCGGCGACGACGGCGGCGCTCTGGCGCTACCTGTTCGAGATCGACCTGACCGCGACCGTACGGGCGGGCAGGCGGCCCGCGGACGATCCGCTGCTCCACCTGGTCAGTGACGTCCGGCGCTCGCGCCCGAACGTGCGCGACTCGCTGCACCTGCGGCTGGTGGACCTCCCGGCGGCCCTGGAGGCGCGGGCGTACGCGGCTCCGCTGGACGTGGTGATGGAGGTCGAGGACGCGTTCTGCCCGTGGAACGAGGGGCGGTGGCGGCTGGTCCGCGACGCTCAGGGCGCGGTCGCCTGCACCCGGACCGCGGACCCGGCGGACCTGGAGCTGTCGACGCAGGAGCTGGGCGCGGCGTACCTCGGCGGGGTCACGCTGACCTCGCTGGCGGCGGCCGGCCGGGTGCGGGAGCTGCGCCCGGGGGCCCTGGTGGAGGCCTCGCGGGCCTTCGCCGCCGATGTGGCCCCCTGGCTCCCGCACGGGTTCTGA
- a CDS encoding SDR family NAD(P)-dependent oxidoreductase has translation MDHVIRELAATGRGVLVTGASRGIGRAVATAFARQGDRVAVHCTARRADAERTLAELPGEGHVLLTGDLADPAQVADLAAAAEEALGGVDVLVNNAAVMVAHPLPTTSYADWQAAWQQTAAVNLFGAANLVHCVARRMIDGGRAGRVVNIGSRGAFRGEPDHPAYGATKAALHALGQSLAVSLAPHGIAVAAVAPGFVATERVAGRLEGEEGMRIRAQSPFGRVGTPEEVAAAVLHLASPAAAWSSGTVLDVNGASYLRT, from the coding sequence ATGGACCACGTCATAAGGGAATTGGCGGCGACGGGCCGGGGCGTACTGGTCACCGGGGCCTCCCGCGGCATCGGGCGGGCCGTCGCCACCGCCTTCGCCCGTCAGGGCGACCGGGTCGCCGTGCACTGCACCGCCCGCCGGGCGGACGCCGAGCGGACCCTCGCAGAGCTGCCCGGGGAGGGCCACGTCCTGCTCACCGGCGACCTCGCCGACCCCGCGCAGGTGGCGGACCTGGCCGCTGCGGCCGAGGAGGCGCTGGGCGGTGTGGACGTGCTGGTCAACAACGCCGCCGTCATGGTCGCGCACCCGCTGCCCACCACCTCGTACGCCGATTGGCAGGCGGCCTGGCAGCAGACCGCCGCGGTCAACCTGTTCGGCGCCGCCAACCTCGTGCACTGCGTCGCCCGCCGCATGATCGACGGCGGCCGCGCGGGCCGCGTCGTCAACATCGGCTCGCGCGGAGCCTTCCGCGGTGAGCCCGACCACCCGGCGTACGGCGCCACCAAGGCGGCCCTGCACGCCCTCGGCCAGTCCCTCGCCGTCTCCCTGGCCCCGCACGGCATCGCGGTCGCGGCCGTCGCACCCGGCTTCGTGGCCACCGAACGGGTCGCCGGCCGGCTCGAAGGGGAGGAGGGGATGCGCATCCGCGCCCAGAGCCCCTTCGGCCGGGTCGGCACCCCCGAGGAGGTCGCCGCCGCGGTCCTCCACCTCGCCTCGCCGGCGGCGGCCTGGAGCTCGGGCACCGTCCTCGACGTCAACGGCGCCTCCTACCTGCGGACCTGA
- a CDS encoding amino acid permease, whose product MRDRLPTSPPAGRPGSQPPTGPEFPAEPLSHSLKQRHLTMLGLGGVIGAGLFVGSGAGIGIAGPAIICSYLLAGALAMLVMRALGEMSAAMPASGSFSVYAERALGRWAGFSAGWLYWFLLVVVLAVEATGAAKIANGWLPSVDQWVWVLVFMVVFTVSNLAAVKNFGEFEFWFAALKVGAIVLFLILGTLAIFGLLPDTDPIGMANLTGQGGFFPEGFGGVVAGMLAVIFAFGGLEVVTIAAAESDDPAKSVARAVRSAVWRILFFYVGSMIVIVTLLPWDSLEPGQSPYVAVLDSIGIPAAGQIMNIVVFVALLSALNANLYGSSRMVFSLAERGEAPKALLKVSGGGVPRRAVFASVAFGFVSVVLNLLWPDTVFLYMLNAVGAVLLFVWALIAVSELKLRRMLERDMPERLTLRMWCFPYLTWAALLGMAAVLVLMLFDDSARPQLLWSSGAAAAVLVVAWVREIRARRA is encoded by the coding sequence ATGCGCGACCGCTTGCCCACCAGTCCCCCAGCAGGCCGGCCCGGATCCCAGCCTCCCACCGGGCCCGAGTTCCCGGCGGAACCCCTCAGCCACAGCCTCAAGCAGCGCCACCTGACCATGCTGGGCCTCGGCGGCGTGATCGGCGCCGGGCTCTTCGTCGGCTCCGGCGCCGGCATCGGCATCGCCGGCCCGGCGATCATCTGCTCGTACCTGCTCGCGGGCGCCCTCGCCATGCTGGTGATGCGCGCGCTCGGCGAGATGTCGGCGGCGATGCCCGCCTCCGGCTCCTTCTCCGTGTACGCGGAGCGGGCGCTGGGGCGCTGGGCCGGGTTCTCGGCGGGCTGGCTCTACTGGTTCCTGCTGGTCGTGGTGCTGGCGGTGGAGGCCACCGGTGCGGCGAAGATCGCGAACGGCTGGCTGCCCTCGGTCGACCAGTGGGTCTGGGTGCTGGTCTTCATGGTGGTCTTCACGGTGAGCAACCTGGCCGCCGTGAAGAACTTCGGCGAGTTCGAGTTCTGGTTCGCGGCCCTGAAGGTCGGCGCGATCGTCCTCTTCCTGATCCTCGGCACGCTCGCGATCTTCGGCCTGCTGCCGGACACGGACCCCATCGGCATGGCCAACCTCACCGGCCAGGGCGGATTCTTCCCCGAGGGCTTCGGCGGGGTGGTCGCCGGCATGCTCGCCGTCATCTTCGCCTTCGGCGGCCTGGAGGTCGTCACCATCGCGGCCGCCGAGTCCGACGACCCGGCCAAGTCCGTGGCCCGCGCGGTGCGCAGCGCCGTGTGGCGCATCCTCTTCTTCTACGTCGGCTCGATGATCGTCATCGTGACCCTGCTGCCGTGGGACTCGCTGGAGCCGGGGCAGAGCCCGTACGTCGCCGTCCTGGACTCCATCGGCATCCCGGCGGCCGGCCAGATCATGAACATCGTGGTGTTCGTGGCGCTGCTCTCGGCGCTCAACGCCAACCTGTACGGCTCCTCGCGCATGGTGTTCTCGCTGGCCGAGCGCGGCGAGGCGCCCAAGGCGCTGCTGAAGGTGTCCGGCGGCGGGGTGCCGCGGCGGGCCGTGTTCGCCTCGGTGGCCTTCGGCTTCGTCTCGGTGGTGCTGAACCTGCTGTGGCCGGACACGGTCTTCCTCTACATGCTCAACGCGGTCGGCGCGGTGCTGCTGTTCGTGTGGGCGCTGATCGCCGTCTCGGAGCTGAAGCTGCGGCGGATGCTGGAGCGGGACATGCCGGAGCGCCTCACCCTGCGGATGTGGTGCTTCCCGTACCTGACGTGGGCGGCGCTGCTCGGCATGGCGGCGGTGCTGGTGCTGATGCTGTTCGACGACTCGGCGCGGCCGCAGTTGCTGTGGTCCTCGGGTGCGGCCGCGGCCGTCCTCGTGGTGGCGTGGGTACGCGAGATCAGGGCCCGGCGCGCCTGA
- a CDS encoding amino acid permease, which translates to MSSTTTLQKAGDPSGNSGDTQPSDGLKAGLKNRHLSMIAIGGVIGAGLFVGSGGGIAKAGPAILISYLLVGAMVVFVMRMLGEMAAASPNSGSFSAYADRALGRWAGFSIGWLYWFFWVVVLAVEATAGAKILEGWIPAVPQWGWALIVMAVLTLTNLGSVSSYGEFEFWFAGIKVVAIGAFVIVGMLAVFGVLPGSDNPGAGFAHLTDAGGFMPNGWGSILTGVLMVVFSFMGSEIVTLAAGESEDPRRAVTKATNSVIWRIGVFYLGSIFIVLTLLPWNDKSIVDKGSYVAALDSIGIAHAGQIMNVIVLTAVLSCLNSGMYTASRMAFSLGERGDAPKVFAKVNKRGVPTAAILGSVVFGFAAVYFNYTSPDTVFSFLLNSSGAIALFVWLVICLTQLRMRKILVREAPDKLTVKMWLFPYLTWATAAMITFVLGYMVYDKDNRETVTLSLLVAAVVLVIGVVRDVRRKAAERV; encoded by the coding sequence ATGAGCTCCACGACGACCCTTCAGAAGGCAGGCGACCCGTCCGGTAACTCCGGCGACACGCAGCCCTCCGACGGTCTGAAGGCCGGTCTCAAGAACCGCCACCTGTCCATGATCGCCATTGGCGGCGTCATCGGCGCCGGTCTCTTCGTCGGCTCCGGTGGCGGCATCGCCAAGGCCGGACCCGCCATCCTGATCTCGTACCTCCTCGTCGGCGCGATGGTCGTCTTCGTGATGCGGATGCTGGGCGAGATGGCCGCCGCCAGCCCGAACTCCGGCTCGTTCTCCGCGTACGCCGACCGCGCGCTCGGCCGCTGGGCCGGCTTCTCCATCGGCTGGCTGTACTGGTTCTTCTGGGTCGTCGTGCTCGCCGTGGAGGCGACCGCCGGTGCGAAGATCCTCGAAGGCTGGATCCCGGCCGTCCCGCAGTGGGGCTGGGCCCTGATCGTGATGGCGGTCCTGACGCTCACGAACCTCGGCTCCGTCTCCTCCTACGGCGAGTTCGAGTTCTGGTTCGCCGGCATCAAGGTCGTCGCCATCGGCGCCTTCGTCATCGTCGGCATGCTCGCCGTCTTCGGCGTGCTGCCGGGCTCGGACAACCCGGGCGCGGGCTTCGCCCACCTCACCGACGCCGGCGGGTTCATGCCCAACGGCTGGGGTTCCATCCTCACCGGTGTGCTGATGGTCGTCTTCTCCTTCATGGGCAGCGAGATCGTCACCCTGGCGGCCGGCGAGTCCGAGGACCCGCGCCGCGCGGTCACCAAGGCCACCAACTCGGTGATCTGGCGCATCGGCGTCTTCTACCTGGGCTCGATCTTCATCGTCCTCACCCTGCTGCCGTGGAACGACAAGTCGATCGTCGACAAGGGCTCCTACGTCGCCGCCCTGGACTCCATCGGCATCGCGCACGCCGGCCAGATCATGAACGTGATCGTCCTGACCGCCGTGCTGTCCTGCCTGAACTCGGGCATGTACACGGCTTCCCGCATGGCGTTCTCGCTGGGCGAGCGCGGTGACGCGCCCAAGGTCTTCGCCAAGGTCAACAAGAGGGGCGTGCCCACGGCCGCGATCCTGGGCTCGGTGGTCTTCGGCTTCGCCGCCGTCTACTTCAACTACACCTCCCCGGACACGGTCTTCAGCTTCCTGCTGAACTCCTCGGGTGCGATCGCGCTCTTCGTGTGGCTGGTCATCTGCCTGACCCAGCTGCGCATGCGCAAGATCCTGGTGCGCGAGGCCCCGGACAAGCTGACGGTCAAGATGTGGCTCTTCCCGTACCTGACCTGGGCCACCGCCGCGATGATCACCTTCGTCCTGGGCTACATGGTCTACGACAAGGACAACCGCGAGACGGTCACGCTGTCGCTGCTGGTCGCCGCCGTCGTGCTGGTCATCGGCGTGGTGCGCGACGTGCGCCGCAAGGCCGCCGAGCGCGTCTGA
- a CDS encoding biotin transporter BioY: MSTASVSFRPGAVLADLLPASRVRDIALVVGGAALTGLAAQVSVPVPGSPVPVTGQTFAALLVGTAFGARRGFLSLALYALAGMAGVPWFAGGTSGAGGASFGYVLGMLLAATVVGALARRGADRSVLRTAGTMALGSALIYAVGVPYLALSTGMSFGAAVAAGLTPFLIGDALKAALAMGLLPAAWKLAGRK, encoded by the coding sequence ATGAGCACTGCTTCCGTCTCCTTCCGCCCCGGCGCCGTCCTGGCCGACCTGCTGCCCGCGAGCCGCGTCCGCGACATCGCGCTCGTCGTCGGCGGAGCCGCGCTCACCGGCCTCGCCGCGCAGGTCTCCGTGCCCGTTCCCGGCTCCCCGGTCCCGGTCACCGGTCAGACCTTCGCGGCCCTGCTCGTCGGCACCGCGTTCGGCGCCCGCCGCGGCTTCCTCTCCCTCGCCCTGTACGCGCTCGCCGGTATGGCGGGCGTGCCGTGGTTCGCGGGCGGCACCTCCGGCGCGGGCGGCGCCTCGTTCGGCTACGTGCTCGGCATGCTCCTCGCCGCCACCGTCGTGGGGGCGCTGGCCCGCCGCGGCGCCGACCGCTCGGTCCTCCGTACGGCGGGCACCATGGCGCTGGGCTCGGCCCTGATCTACGCCGTGGGCGTGCCGTACCTGGCGCTGTCCACCGGGATGTCCTTCGGCGCGGCCGTCGCGGCGGGCCTGACCCCGTTCCTGATCGGCGACGCGCTCAAGGCGGCGCTGGCGATGGGCCTGCTGCCCGCCGCCTGGAAGCTGGCCGGCCGCAAGTAG
- a CDS encoding ribose-5-phosphate isomerase has protein sequence MRVYLGSDHAGFELKNHLVDWLKNNGHEPVDCGPHIYDAVDDYPPFCLRAAEKTAADADSLGIVIGGSGNGEQIAANKVKGVRAILAWSVETAKLGREHNNANVISVGGRMHTQDEAVSFIEAFLATPYSGEERHTRRIDMLSAYEKTGELPPIPAHHPQG, from the coding sequence ATGCGCGTGTACCTCGGATCCGACCATGCCGGCTTTGAGCTCAAGAACCACCTGGTGGACTGGCTCAAGAACAACGGCCACGAGCCCGTCGACTGCGGGCCCCACATCTACGACGCGGTGGACGACTACCCGCCGTTCTGCCTGCGCGCCGCGGAGAAGACCGCAGCGGACGCCGACAGCCTCGGCATCGTCATCGGCGGCTCCGGCAACGGCGAGCAGATCGCCGCGAACAAGGTCAAGGGCGTCCGCGCCATCCTGGCCTGGAGCGTCGAGACCGCGAAGCTGGGCCGTGAGCACAACAACGCCAACGTGATCTCCGTCGGCGGCCGCATGCACACGCAGGACGAGGCCGTCTCCTTCATCGAGGCCTTCCTGGCGACTCCGTACTCCGGCGAGGAGCGCCACACCCGCCGCATCGACATGCTCTCCGCGTACGAGAAGACCGGCGAGCTCCCCCCGATCCCGGCCCACCACCCGCAGGGCTGA
- a CDS encoding PP2C family protein-serine/threonine phosphatase, producing MAGARVETLMARTRMLSHRARTALRKSAVDYFRGDASDWLAFAGLLLTVPAIACGTLMLPVWFSPSALVLPIVAGGLLLRPASLLALYAASAAALIVEALVLGPYTLGPARVTPGTVLTVAACGFFGLIIAQFRSRVGVPWRRGGTMLFDLRERIRVQSKLPALPRGWHREMALRPAGGQSFSGDFVVAARTNGGRTLEIVLTDVSGKGMEAGSRALLLSGAFGGLLGALPPHGFLPAANGYLLRQDWDEGFATSIHLVLDLETGDYELLSAGHLPALQLSAGTGRWQEKSGEGPLLGVYDGAEFEPARGNLRRGDVLMLFTDGLVETADRDISEGIDRLTGEADRYVAAGWEGAAWHLIEKVAKDVNDDRALLLIRRSP from the coding sequence ATGGCCGGAGCACGCGTGGAGACGCTCATGGCCCGGACGCGCATGCTGTCGCACCGGGCCCGCACCGCCCTGCGCAAATCCGCCGTCGACTACTTCCGCGGCGACGCCTCCGACTGGCTCGCCTTCGCCGGGCTGCTCCTGACCGTTCCCGCGATCGCCTGCGGCACACTCATGCTGCCCGTCTGGTTCTCGCCCTCCGCCCTCGTCCTGCCGATCGTCGCGGGCGGCCTGCTGCTGCGCCCCGCGAGCCTGCTCGCGCTGTACGCGGCCTCCGCGGCCGCGCTCATCGTCGAGGCGCTGGTCCTCGGCCCGTACACCCTGGGCCCGGCCCGGGTCACCCCCGGCACGGTCCTGACCGTCGCCGCCTGCGGGTTCTTCGGGCTGATCATCGCGCAGTTCCGCAGCCGCGTCGGCGTGCCCTGGCGGCGCGGCGGCACCATGCTCTTCGACCTGCGCGAACGCATCCGCGTCCAGAGCAAACTGCCCGCCCTTCCGCGCGGCTGGCACCGCGAGATGGCCCTGCGCCCGGCCGGCGGCCAGTCCTTCTCCGGCGACTTCGTCGTCGCCGCCCGGACGAACGGCGGCCGGACCCTGGAGATCGTCCTCACCGACGTCTCCGGCAAGGGCATGGAGGCCGGCAGCCGCGCCCTGCTGCTGTCCGGCGCGTTCGGCGGCCTGCTCGGCGCCCTGCCCCCGCACGGGTTCCTGCCCGCCGCCAACGGCTACCTGCTCCGCCAGGACTGGGACGAGGGCTTCGCCACCTCCATCCACCTCGTCCTGGACCTGGAGACCGGCGACTACGAGCTCCTGTCCGCCGGCCACCTGCCCGCCCTCCAGCTCTCCGCGGGTACCGGCCGCTGGCAGGAGAAGTCCGGCGAGGGACCGCTGCTCGGCGTGTACGACGGGGCCGAGTTCGAGCCCGCCCGCGGCAACCTCCGCCGCGGCGACGTCCTCATGCTCTTCACCGACGGGCTCGTCGAGACCGCCGACCGCGACATCAGCGAGGGCATCGACCGCCTCACCGGCGAGGCCGATCGCTACGTCGCCGCCGGGTGGGAGGGCGCGGCCTGGCACCTGATCGAAAAGGTCGCCAAGGACGTCAACGACGACCGCGCCCTGCTGCTCATCCGCCGCTCGCCCTGA
- a CDS encoding DsbA family protein, with amino-acid sequence MADTQVREKTPVDFWFDPLCPWAWMTSRWMLEVEKVRDVEVRWHVMSLAVLNENKLDELPERYRELLGPKGWAPVRVVVAAQQKHGEEITGKLYTALGTRIHNEDKGATREVIAEALEEVGLPAELLAYADSDEYDQVLRDSHNDGIERVGQEVGTPVISVPGAEGDEVAFFGPVVTPTPRGESAARLWDGTLLVASTPGFYEIKRTRTKGPSFE; translated from the coding sequence ATGGCCGACACCCAGGTGCGCGAGAAGACCCCGGTCGACTTCTGGTTCGACCCGCTCTGCCCCTGGGCCTGGATGACGTCCCGCTGGATGCTGGAGGTCGAGAAGGTCCGCGACGTCGAGGTGCGCTGGCACGTGATGAGCCTCGCCGTCCTGAACGAGAACAAGCTCGACGAGCTGCCCGAGCGCTACCGCGAGCTGCTCGGCCCCAAGGGCTGGGCGCCGGTCCGCGTGGTCGTCGCGGCCCAGCAGAAGCACGGTGAGGAGATCACCGGCAAGCTCTACACCGCGCTCGGCACCCGGATCCACAACGAGGACAAGGGCGCGACCCGCGAGGTCATCGCCGAGGCGCTGGAAGAGGTCGGCCTGCCGGCCGAGCTGCTCGCCTACGCCGACTCCGACGAGTACGACCAGGTGCTGCGCGACTCCCACAACGACGGCATCGAGCGCGTCGGCCAGGAGGTCGGCACCCCGGTGATCTCCGTCCCCGGCGCCGAGGGCGACGAGGTGGCCTTCTTCGGCCCGGTCGTCACCCCGACCCCGCGCGGCGAGTCCGCCGCCCGGCTGTGGGACGGCACCCTGCTGGTCGCCTCCACCCCCGGCTTCTACGAGATCAAGCGGACCCGCACCAAGGGCCCGTCCTTCGAGTAG